The Hydrogenophaga crocea genome contains a region encoding:
- a CDS encoding geranylgeranyl diphosphate reductase, whose translation MNARVPIDQQTAPESGTWDAVVVGGGPAGATAARLLAQRGHRVLLLERGGRIKPCGGAIPPRLIRDFDIPDTQLVARARQARMIAPSTKRVDIPIDNGFVGMVDRHRFDPWLRERAAHSGAQLRAGNFVRLTRDADGLSVVHYRADAGTLHAVRTRAVIGADGARSGVALQAVPGAERGRFVFAYHEILRTPAPATPDHDPQRCDVYYQGDISPDFYGWVFPHGDTLSVGTGSADKGFSLRQAVTALRARAGMGAAEVLRREGAPIPMKPLPRWDNGRDVVLAGDAAGVVAPASGEGIYYAMLGGQLAAEAVLELLATGRPRALRQARRRFMAEHGRVFQVLGLMQWFWYGSEQRRERFVKICEDKDVQQLTFESYMNKTLSRRRPLAQLRIFLKDTAHLLGLARL comes from the coding sequence ATGAACGCACGCGTCCCCATCGACCAGCAGACCGCGCCGGAGTCCGGCACCTGGGACGCCGTGGTGGTGGGGGGCGGCCCCGCGGGCGCCACCGCCGCACGGCTGCTCGCGCAGCGCGGCCACCGCGTGCTGCTGCTCGAGCGCGGCGGACGCATCAAGCCCTGCGGCGGCGCGATTCCGCCGCGGTTGATCCGCGACTTCGACATCCCCGACACGCAGCTGGTGGCGCGCGCACGGCAGGCGCGCATGATCGCGCCGAGCACGAAGCGCGTGGACATCCCGATCGACAACGGCTTCGTCGGCATGGTCGACCGCCACCGCTTCGACCCCTGGTTGCGCGAGCGCGCGGCGCACAGCGGCGCGCAGCTGCGCGCCGGCAACTTCGTGCGGCTCACGCGCGACGCCGACGGCCTGAGCGTGGTGCACTACCGGGCCGACGCCGGCACGCTGCACGCGGTGCGCACGCGCGCCGTGATCGGCGCCGACGGCGCGCGCTCGGGCGTGGCGCTGCAGGCCGTGCCCGGCGCCGAGCGCGGCCGCTTCGTGTTCGCGTACCACGAGATCCTGCGCACGCCGGCGCCAGCCACGCCGGACCACGACCCGCAGCGCTGCGACGTGTACTACCAGGGCGACATCTCGCCCGACTTCTACGGCTGGGTGTTCCCGCACGGCGACACGCTGAGCGTGGGCACGGGCAGTGCCGACAAGGGCTTCTCGCTGCGCCAGGCCGTGACCGCGCTGCGCGCGCGCGCCGGCATGGGCGCGGCCGAGGTGCTGCGCCGCGAAGGCGCGCCCATTCCCATGAAACCGCTGCCGCGCTGGGACAACGGGCGCGACGTGGTGCTGGCCGGCGACGCCGCGGGCGTGGTGGCGCCGGCCTCGGGCGAGGGCATCTACTACGCCATGCTGGGCGGCCAGCTCGCGGCCGAGGCGGTGCTGGAGCTGCTGGCCACGGGCCGGCCGCGCGCGCTGCGCCAGGCGCGGCGGCGCTTCATGGCCGAGCACGGCCGCGTGTTCCAGGTGCTGGGCCTCATGCAGTGGTTCTGGTACGGCAGCGAGCAGCGCCGCGAACGTTTCGTGAAGATCTGCGAAGACAAGGACGTGCAGCAGCTCACCTTCGAGTCGTACATGAACAAGACCCTGAGCCGCCGCCGCCCGCTCGCGCAGCTGCGCATCTTCCTCAAGGACACGGCCCACCTGCTGGGCCTGGCGCGCCTGTGA
- a CDS encoding BCD family MFS transporter: MHTRATFGWGRVARLGLVQACIGAVVVLTTSTLNRVMVVELALPAVLPGLLVALHYAVQFVRPRMGHGTDLGGRHTPWIRGGMAVLTSGGFLAALATVWMANAPVAGLLLAVLAFALVGVGVSAAGTALLVLLTRRVPAPRRAASATLVWLLMIVGFALTAGLAGRWLEPFTPERLLAVSAGVSVLALLGTLLALHRIEDGPGPDAGGATAAAPFRETLREVWAEPVARRFTVFVFVSMLAFSAQDLILEPFAGLVHGYSPGRSTQLSGVQHGGVLLGMLLVAGSTLLAARWPARRWLAPLASLRGWAVGGCLASALALLALAASGPWPQAWPLAPCVFALGVANGAFSIGAIGSMMRLASEGRAAREGVRMGLWGAAQAIAFGLGGVLGTAASDIARWLIGSPGPAYGFVFALEAALFLASAVLAWRIAPPAVRPAPHGPLWARVGSP; encoded by the coding sequence ATGCACACGCGCGCCACCTTCGGCTGGGGCCGCGTGGCGCGGCTGGGGCTGGTGCAGGCCTGCATCGGCGCGGTGGTGGTGCTCACCACGTCCACGCTCAACCGCGTGATGGTGGTGGAGCTCGCCCTGCCCGCCGTGCTGCCCGGCCTGCTGGTGGCGCTGCACTACGCGGTGCAGTTCGTGCGCCCGCGCATGGGCCACGGCACCGACCTGGGTGGCCGCCACACGCCCTGGATCCGCGGCGGCATGGCGGTGCTGACCAGCGGAGGCTTTCTGGCCGCGCTGGCCACGGTGTGGATGGCGAACGCACCCGTGGCGGGCCTGCTGCTCGCGGTGCTGGCCTTTGCGCTGGTGGGTGTGGGCGTGAGCGCCGCCGGCACCGCGCTGCTGGTGCTGCTCACCCGGCGCGTGCCCGCGCCGCGCCGCGCCGCCTCGGCCACGCTGGTGTGGCTCCTGATGATCGTGGGCTTTGCGCTCACCGCGGGCCTGGCGGGCCGCTGGCTCGAGCCCTTCACGCCCGAGCGGCTGCTGGCCGTGAGCGCCGGCGTGAGCGTGCTCGCGCTGCTCGGCACGCTGCTGGCGCTGCACCGGATCGAAGACGGCCCGGGCCCAGACGCCGGCGGCGCCACCGCGGCGGCGCCGTTTCGCGAGACCCTGCGCGAGGTCTGGGCCGAGCCGGTGGCGCGCCGCTTCACGGTCTTCGTGTTCGTGTCCATGCTCGCGTTCAGCGCGCAGGACCTGATCCTCGAGCCCTTCGCGGGCCTCGTGCACGGCTACTCGCCGGGCCGCTCCACCCAACTGTCGGGCGTGCAGCACGGCGGCGTGCTGCTGGGCATGCTGCTGGTGGCCGGCAGCACGCTGCTGGCGGCGCGCTGGCCGGCGCGGCGCTGGCTCGCGCCCCTGGCCTCGCTGCGCGGCTGGGCCGTGGGCGGCTGCCTGGCCTCGGCGCTGGCCCTGCTCGCGCTGGCCGCCTCGGGGCCCTGGCCGCAGGCCTGGCCGCTCGCGCCCTGCGTGTTCGCGCTCGGCGTGGCCAACGGCGCGTTTTCCATCGGCGCCATCGGTTCGATGATGCGGCTGGCCAGCGAAGGCCGGGCCGCGCGCGAGGGCGTGCGCATGGGGCTGTGGGGCGCGGCCCAGGCCATCGCCTTCGGCCTCGGCGGTGTGCTCGGCACGGCCGCGAGCGACATCGCGCGCTGGCTCATCGGCAGCCCCGGCCCGGCCTACGGTTTCGTGTTCGCGCTGGAAGCGGCGCTGTTCCTTGCGTCGGCCGTCCTGGCGTGGCGCATCGCCCCGCCGGCGGTCCGCCCGGCGCCTCACGGGCCCCTGTGGGCCAGGGTTGGCTCGCCATGA
- the chlG gene encoding chlorophyll synthase ChlG, with product MAAPSLSTVAELFKPITWFPPMWAFACGVVASGAALYGRWTPAVIGVLLAGPLVCATSQAVNDWFDRHVDAINEPQRPIPSGRMPGRWGLYLALLWTLLSLAVASALGPWGFGATVLALALAWAYSAPPLRLKANGWWGNAACGFSYEGIAWVTGAAVMAGGEMPDLRTLALAALYSLGAHGIMTLNDFKAIEGDRRTGIRSLPVQLGVTGAARTACGFMLLPQAGVVALLLAWQQTGHAAAVLGLMGLQALLMRRFLQAPLERARWYSGVGVPVFVAGMMVSAFALRGAV from the coding sequence ATGGCCGCCCCCTCGCTGTCCACCGTTGCCGAGCTGTTCAAGCCCATCACCTGGTTCCCGCCCATGTGGGCCTTTGCCTGCGGTGTGGTGGCCTCGGGCGCAGCGCTCTATGGCCGCTGGACGCCCGCGGTGATCGGCGTGCTGCTGGCCGGTCCGCTGGTGTGCGCCACGAGCCAGGCCGTCAACGACTGGTTCGACCGCCACGTCGATGCGATCAACGAGCCGCAGCGCCCCATCCCCTCGGGCCGCATGCCCGGCCGCTGGGGCCTGTACCTCGCGCTGCTGTGGACCCTGCTCTCGCTCGCGGTGGCGAGCGCGCTCGGCCCCTGGGGCTTCGGGGCCACGGTGCTGGCCCTGGCGCTGGCCTGGGCCTACAGCGCGCCGCCGCTGCGGCTCAAGGCCAACGGCTGGTGGGGCAACGCGGCCTGCGGCTTCAGCTACGAAGGCATCGCCTGGGTGACCGGCGCGGCCGTGATGGCCGGCGGCGAAATGCCCGACCTGCGCACGCTGGCGCTGGCCGCGCTCTACAGCCTGGGGGCGCACGGCATCATGACGCTCAACGACTTCAAGGCCATCGAAGGCGACCGGCGCACCGGCATCCGTTCGCTGCCGGTGCAGCTCGGCGTGACTGGCGCGGCGCGCACCGCCTGCGGCTTCATGCTGCTGCCGCAGGCCGGCGTGGTGGCGCTGCTGCTGGCCTGGCAGCAGACCGGGCACGCCGCCGCGGTGCTCGGGCTCATGGGCCTGCAGGCGCTGCTCATGCGCCGCTTCCTGCAGGCGCCGCTCGAACGCGCGCGCTGGTACAGCGGCGTGGGCGTGCCGGTCTTCGTGGCGGGCATGATGGTCAGCGCCTTCGCGCTGCGAGGGGCGGTCTGA
- a CDS encoding PAS domain-containing protein, which produces MNPSNLSAPDLGPLSPWAPELAQAFVTLASDIALVMDEQGVIRTVAQGRHGSDEAMLPGARSWVGRRWVDTVSPDTRAKVDQLLTEVARTGLARRRELSHPLDEGASVAVAYTAVRLGQDGPVLAVGRDLRAIGAIQQRFLEAQRDMERGYWQARQAEARHRLLHQVASDTVLLIDAAERRITEANAAAIDLFGTPAEHLVGHALSGFLLQTHRQAFDDLAVTVLHTAQAAEIRIRLINHSTPASLALTPLPGEGRALLLARVRLAEQPGTAAQLHQTLARLGDGVAEAVLVTDSAGHALMANAALLRLLNLGDERDVKGRHLADWFEVAGGGLDALIRRVRRSGMAVREPARLLAADARALPVELSASLLSEGDMECIGWSVGRLGPAGAASGEALQSALTALAGQVGELPLPELMREAASLIERHFIGLALERAHEDPAAAARLLGVSEQRIGGLPGGVPPLPETP; this is translated from the coding sequence ATGAATCCCTCGAACCTGTCCGCGCCGGATCTCGGGCCCCTGTCCCCTTGGGCCCCTGAACTCGCGCAGGCGTTCGTCACCCTGGCCAGCGACATCGCGCTGGTGATGGACGAGCAGGGCGTGATCCGCACCGTGGCCCAGGGCCGCCACGGCAGCGACGAGGCCATGCTGCCCGGGGCCCGCAGCTGGGTCGGCCGCCGCTGGGTCGACACCGTCTCGCCCGACACGCGCGCCAAGGTCGACCAGCTGCTCACCGAGGTGGCCCGCACCGGCCTCGCGCGCCGCCGCGAGCTCAGCCACCCGCTCGACGAAGGCGCGAGCGTGGCCGTGGCCTACACCGCGGTGCGCCTGGGCCAGGACGGCCCGGTGCTGGCCGTGGGCCGCGACCTGCGCGCCATCGGCGCCATCCAGCAGCGCTTTCTCGAAGCCCAGCGCGACATGGAGCGCGGCTACTGGCAGGCGCGCCAGGCCGAGGCGCGCCACCGCCTGCTGCACCAGGTGGCCAGCGATACCGTGCTGCTGATCGACGCCGCCGAGCGCCGCATCACCGAGGCCAATGCCGCGGCGATCGACCTGTTCGGCACGCCGGCCGAGCACCTCGTGGGGCACGCGCTGTCGGGCTTTCTGCTGCAAACGCACCGCCAGGCCTTCGACGACCTCGCCGTGACGGTGCTGCACACGGCCCAGGCCGCCGAGATCCGCATCCGCCTGATCAACCACAGCACGCCGGCCAGCCTCGCGCTCACGCCCCTGCCCGGCGAGGGCCGGGCGCTGCTGCTGGCGCGCGTGCGGCTGGCCGAGCAGCCCGGGACCGCGGCCCAGCTCCACCAGACCCTGGCCCGGTTGGGCGACGGCGTGGCCGAGGCGGTGCTGGTGACGGATTCGGCCGGCCACGCGCTCATGGCCAACGCGGCCCTGCTGCGCCTGCTGAACCTCGGCGACGAGCGCGACGTGAAGGGCCGGCACCTGGCCGATTGGTTCGAGGTCGCCGGGGGCGGGCTCGACGCACTGATCCGCCGCGTGCGCCGCAGCGGCATGGCCGTGCGCGAGCCCGCACGGCTGCTCGCGGCCGACGCACGCGCCCTCCCTGTCGAGCTGTCGGCCTCGCTGCTGTCCGAGGGCGACATGGAGTGCATCGGCTGGTCCGTCGGCCGCCTGGGGCCTGCGGGCGCCGCCAGCGGCGAGGCCCTGCAGAGCGCGCTCACCGCGCTCGCGGGCCAGGTGGGCGAGCTGCCGCTGCCCGAGCTCATGCGCGAGGCGGCCTCCCTGATCGAACGGCATTTCATCGGCCTGGCCCTGGAGCGCGCGCACGAAGACCCCGCCGCGGCCGCGCGCCTGCTGGGCGTTTCAGAACAGCGCATCGGCGGCTTGCCTGGCGGCGTTCCGCCCCTTCCGGAGACACCCTGA
- a CDS encoding GAF domain-containing protein: MNEEPAFGDADLSNCERELIHLAGCIQPHGVLLTLHGPALRIVQASGNTAALLGRPFDALLGQPLAALDAGLADAVNTAFPEPLPEPATLPQACALAVNGRELPFLATVHDRQGCRVLELEPRPAAGDTAAAIECAELPPDLLMQHLGESVARLSAATSVGTLCDAVVRRLRDLTGYDRVMVYRFDPDGHGKVVAEARDPRLESLMGHHYPASDIPQRARDLYLLNRVRVLVDVNATAADLVPRAVPELGGELDMSHCRLRSMSPLHLQYLRNMGVTATLVVSLVRDGGLWGLVACHHYQPRRLSAPLWAAIELLGELVATRITAIESYAHAQVAIQVRRLEQRLIEATSSEGDWRMALFRNPAALLQPVDADGAALYCDGEMLTAGEVPSTPELRRLLQWVQERVAHGGCDDGLFSCTSVARAAPELASLTPHAAGVLAVPLSASPGDLLVWLRKEQLQSITWAGDPHKPVVGNDPLTLSPRRSFAAWSEIVRDTARPWSEGEKALARAFGRSLADIIVQVNCVRLLIAEQQLRQTRGRVAEVSKALLLLDDRLQVLFASPSLFEMAGHAPLPARHLHELAPVLGDVPQLLAHLQRLAVERRAHSQGWRLGAGSGPGVEVSLRIEVVPGRDGGVLGHFLVFDDLGDARRASDARERLNALLERSLQRPGDAAPTPDGGGVPDPLLGAMLASAHMAAMDVADAGSLAIVGRLLEEVDASTRRATQLYDRLRRLG; encoded by the coding sequence TTGAACGAAGAGCCGGCGTTCGGGGATGCCGACCTCAGCAACTGCGAGCGCGAGCTGATCCACCTTGCGGGGTGCATACAGCCGCACGGGGTGCTGCTCACGCTGCACGGCCCGGCGCTGCGCATCGTGCAGGCCAGCGGCAACACCGCCGCCTTGCTGGGCCGCCCGTTCGACGCCCTGCTGGGCCAGCCGCTGGCGGCGCTCGACGCCGGCCTGGCCGACGCGGTGAACACCGCCTTCCCCGAGCCGCTGCCCGAACCCGCCACGCTGCCGCAGGCCTGCGCGCTTGCGGTGAACGGCCGCGAGTTGCCCTTCCTGGCCACGGTGCACGACCGCCAGGGCTGTCGCGTGCTCGAACTCGAGCCGCGCCCGGCCGCGGGCGACACGGCCGCGGCCATCGAATGCGCCGAGCTGCCGCCCGATCTGCTCATGCAGCACCTGGGCGAGTCGGTGGCGCGCCTGAGTGCGGCCACCAGCGTGGGCACGCTGTGCGACGCCGTGGTGCGGCGCCTGCGCGACCTCACCGGCTACGACCGCGTCATGGTCTACCGCTTCGACCCCGATGGTCACGGCAAGGTGGTGGCCGAGGCGCGCGACCCGCGGCTCGAATCGCTCATGGGCCACCACTACCCGGCCAGCGACATCCCGCAGCGCGCGCGCGACCTGTACCTGCTCAACCGCGTGCGCGTGCTGGTCGACGTGAACGCGACCGCGGCCGACCTCGTGCCGCGCGCCGTGCCCGAGCTCGGCGGCGAGCTCGACATGTCGCACTGCCGGCTGCGCAGCATGTCGCCGCTGCACCTGCAGTACCTGCGCAACATGGGCGTCACGGCCACGCTGGTGGTGTCGCTGGTGCGCGATGGCGGGCTCTGGGGCCTGGTGGCCTGCCACCATTACCAGCCGCGCCGCCTGAGCGCGCCGCTGTGGGCCGCCATCGAACTGCTCGGCGAGCTCGTGGCCACGCGCATCACCGCGATCGAAAGTTATGCGCACGCGCAGGTGGCGATCCAGGTGCGCCGTCTCGAGCAGCGCCTGATTGAGGCCACCTCGAGCGAAGGCGACTGGCGCATGGCGCTGTTTCGCAACCCCGCGGCGCTGCTGCAGCCGGTGGATGCCGACGGCGCCGCGCTGTACTGCGACGGCGAAATGCTCACGGCGGGTGAGGTGCCTTCCACCCCCGAGCTGCGCCGCCTGCTGCAGTGGGTGCAGGAGCGTGTGGCCCACGGCGGCTGCGACGACGGCCTGTTCAGCTGCACCTCGGTCGCGCGCGCCGCGCCCGAGCTCGCGAGCCTCACGCCGCACGCGGCCGGGGTGCTCGCGGTGCCGCTGTCGGCCTCGCCTGGCGACCTGCTGGTGTGGCTGCGCAAGGAGCAATTGCAAAGCATCACCTGGGCCGGCGACCCGCACAAGCCCGTGGTGGGCAACGACCCGCTAACGCTGTCGCCGCGGCGCTCGTTCGCGGCCTGGTCCGAGATCGTGCGCGACACCGCGCGCCCCTGGTCCGAGGGTGAGAAGGCGCTCGCGCGCGCCTTCGGCCGCTCGCTGGCCGACATCATCGTGCAGGTGAACTGCGTGCGGCTGCTGATCGCTGAGCAGCAGCTGCGCCAGACGCGCGGCCGCGTGGCCGAGGTGAGCAAGGCCCTGCTGCTGCTCGACGACCGCCTGCAGGTGCTGTTCGCCAGCCCCAGCCTGTTCGAGATGGCCGGCCATGCGCCGCTGCCCGCGCGCCACCTGCACGAGCTCGCGCCCGTGCTCGGCGACGTACCGCAGCTGCTGGCCCACCTGCAGCGCCTGGCCGTTGAGCGCCGCGCGCACAGCCAGGGCTGGCGGCTCGGTGCCGGGTCCGGCCCGGGTGTCGAGGTCTCGCTGCGCATCGAGGTGGTGCCGGGGCGCGATGGCGGCGTGCTCGGCCACTTCCTGGTGTTCGACGACCTCGGCGACGCGCGCCGCGCCAGCGACGCGCGCGAGCGCCTCAATGCCCTGCTCGAGCGCAGCCTGCAGCGCCCGGGCGATGCGGCGCCCACGCCCGACGGCGGCGGCGTGCCCGACCCGCTGCTGGGCGCCATGCTCGCGAGCGCGCACATGGCGGCCATGGACGTGGCCGACGCGGGCTCGCTCGCCATCGTGGGCCGCCTGCTCGAAGAGGTCGACGCCTCGACGCGGCGCGCCACCCAGCTCTACGACCGCCTGCGCCGCCTGGGCTGA
- a CDS encoding biliverdin-producing heme oxygenase, giving the protein MAASEPAAGSLAQRLRTQTAGAHREAERTPLMQALIAGRAGRALYGRLLQQLLLVYEALEPRVAARGQHPWLAGAWSPALARRQALRADLTAFGLGPAAPLPATAAYVERLAAIDGASPQPHARLLAHVYVRHLGDLSGGQILQRVLARAFAGHGSATPAAGLSFYDFGSAEQRDALAQRLRTALAALPAEGAEADAAVDEALWAFEQHLRLFDALGAPA; this is encoded by the coding sequence ATGGCGGCGAGTGAGCCGGCGGCCGGCTCGCTCGCCCAGCGGCTGCGCACGCAAACGGCCGGCGCCCACCGCGAGGCCGAGCGCACGCCCCTGATGCAGGCGCTGATCGCCGGGCGCGCGGGCCGGGCGCTCTACGGCCGGCTGCTGCAGCAACTGCTGCTCGTGTACGAGGCCCTGGAGCCGCGCGTGGCCGCGCGCGGCCAGCACCCCTGGCTGGCTGGCGCCTGGTCGCCGGCGCTGGCGCGGCGGCAGGCCCTGCGCGCCGACCTCACCGCCTTCGGCCTGGGCCCGGCGGCGCCGCTGCCGGCCACGGCCGCCTACGTCGAGCGGCTCGCCGCCATCGACGGCGCATCGCCACAGCCGCACGCGCGGCTGCTGGCCCACGTCTACGTGCGCCACCTGGGCGACCTGAGCGGCGGGCAGATCCTGCAGCGCGTGCTGGCGCGCGCTTTCGCGGGCCACGGGTCGGCCACGCCTGCCGCGGGCTTGAGCTTCTACGACTTCGGCAGCGCCGAGCAGCGCGACGCGCTGGCGCAGCGCCTGCGCACCGCACTGGCCGCGCTGCCGGCCGAGGGCGCCGAGGCCGATGCCGCGGTGGACGAAGCGCTGTGGGCCTTCGAGCAGCACCTGCGGCTGTTCGACGCGCTCGGCGCGCCGGCCTGA
- the ppsR gene encoding transcriptional regulator PpsR, with amino-acid sequence MSKGLPAKSAKRFSKPQAFLSDLDARTVADLLGAASDLVLLIDEKGVVRDAALGQSGLPEPLVTAWVGQAWRDTVTVESQPKVDDLLRLALDGQTDAKPRQINHPHTGETDLPLDCVIVPLPARGNRKGRPAVVFCRDLRGPAAVQQRLVSAQASMERDYWQLRQVENRHRLLFQTASDALLILDADSLKLQDANTAAHQLFGEALQRSSWRLADGVEAASRTALQALLAQLQATGKSEARRVRLVGRSKPVDLQGHLIRQGASGQLVLRVLFNGAGAPTEDPRRERLAQLAELSPDAFVVTGPDGLVQAANRAFLDLVQLPTEERVTGQSLERWFERGGLDLNVLMSNLRQRGEVRLYATRLRTEYGAGIDVEISAAAAGGELPAMGFAIRDIGRRLAAEPVAGGRELPRSADQMTELVGRVPLREIVRETTDLIEQLCIEAALALTNDNRASAAEMLGLSRQSLYVKLRRFGLADGGE; translated from the coding sequence ATGTCCAAGGGGCTCCCGGCGAAAAGCGCCAAGCGCTTCTCCAAGCCTCAGGCCTTCCTGTCGGATCTCGACGCCCGCACCGTGGCCGATCTGCTCGGCGCGGCCAGCGACCTGGTGCTGCTGATCGATGAAAAAGGCGTGGTGCGCGACGCCGCGCTCGGCCAGTCCGGTCTGCCCGAGCCCCTGGTCACGGCCTGGGTCGGTCAGGCCTGGCGCGACACCGTCACGGTCGAAAGCCAGCCCAAGGTCGACGACCTGCTGCGCCTCGCGCTCGACGGCCAGACCGACGCCAAGCCGCGCCAGATCAACCATCCCCACACCGGCGAAACCGATCTGCCGCTCGACTGCGTGATCGTGCCGCTGCCCGCGCGCGGCAACCGCAAGGGCCGCCCCGCCGTGGTGTTCTGCCGCGACCTGCGCGGCCCGGCCGCGGTGCAGCAGCGCCTGGTGAGCGCGCAGGCCTCGATGGAACGCGACTACTGGCAACTGCGCCAGGTGGAGAACCGCCACCGCCTGCTGTTCCAGACCGCGAGCGACGCGCTGCTGATCCTCGACGCCGATTCGCTCAAGCTGCAAGACGCCAACACCGCGGCCCACCAGCTGTTCGGCGAGGCCCTGCAACGCAGCAGCTGGCGCCTGGCCGACGGCGTGGAAGCCGCCAGCCGCACGGCCCTGCAGGCGCTGCTCGCGCAGCTGCAGGCCACGGGCAAGTCGGAGGCGCGGCGCGTGCGCCTGGTGGGCCGCAGCAAGCCGGTCGATCTGCAGGGCCACCTGATCCGCCAGGGCGCCAGCGGTCAGCTCGTGCTGCGCGTGCTGTTCAACGGCGCCGGTGCGCCCACCGAAGACCCGCGCCGCGAACGCCTGGCGCAACTGGCCGAGCTCTCGCCCGACGCCTTCGTGGTCACGGGCCCCGACGGCCTGGTGCAGGCCGCCAACCGCGCCTTCCTCGATCTGGTGCAACTGCCCACCGAAGAACGCGTCACGGGCCAGTCGCTGGAACGCTGGTTCGAGCGCGGCGGGCTCGACCTCAACGTGCTCATGTCCAACCTGCGCCAGCGTGGCGAGGTGCGCCTGTACGCCACGCGGCTGCGCACCGAGTACGGCGCGGGCATCGACGTCGAGATTTCGGCCGCGGCCGCGGGCGGCGAGCTGCCCGCCATGGGCTTCGCCATCCGCGACATCGGCCGCCGCCTGGCCGCCGAACCCGTGGCCGGGGGCCGCGAGCTGCCGCGCTCGGCCGACCAGATGACCGAGCTCGTGGGCCGCGTGCCGTTGCGCGAGATCGTGCGCGAAACCACCGACCTGATCGAGCAGCTGTGCATCGAGGCCGCGCTGGCACTCACCAACGACAACCGGGCCTCGGCGGCGGAAATGCTGGGGCTCTCGCGCCAGAGCCTGTACGTCAAGCTGCGCCGCTTCGGGCTCGCCGATGGCGGCGAGTGA
- a CDS encoding cobalamin B12-binding domain-containing protein — protein MIMLSTPEPAHAAPVAIGQGHASVLSQTLNRSIIPRLIEAHRPHPSAPPAEALSEPAVTAFARLLLAPDPAPAFEHVELQRRRGLSIESLYLDLVTPAARLLGEWWEVDECSFTDVTLGAGRLQQLLRDHSLSRDLALQPVGDGRRVLLAPAPREQHSLGLLMVAEFFRHAGWDVHGGPTEAGSDPVRSVGRHWYDLVGFSLAAEVHAEALQRTIAQVRSASRNPRIGVLVGGAAFHARPALHGALGADLALADAAQAPALALRFLQQLPR, from the coding sequence ATGATCATGTTGAGCACCCCCGAACCTGCACACGCCGCGCCTGTGGCGATCGGCCAAGGCCATGCGAGCGTGCTGAGCCAGACGCTCAACCGCAGCATCATTCCGCGGCTGATCGAGGCACACCGCCCGCACCCGTCCGCCCCGCCCGCCGAAGCCCTCTCCGAGCCCGCGGTCACGGCCTTCGCCCGCCTGCTGCTCGCGCCCGACCCCGCCCCCGCCTTCGAGCACGTCGAGCTCCAGCGCCGCCGCGGCCTGTCGATCGAATCGCTCTACCTCGACCTGGTCACGCCCGCCGCGCGCCTGCTCGGCGAGTGGTGGGAGGTGGACGAGTGCAGCTTCACCGACGTGACGCTGGGCGCGGGCCGGCTGCAGCAGCTGCTGCGCGACCACAGCCTCTCGCGCGACCTCGCGCTGCAGCCCGTGGGCGATGGCCGCCGCGTGCTGCTCGCGCCGGCACCGCGCGAGCAGCATTCGCTGGGCCTGCTCATGGTGGCCGAGTTCTTCCGCCACGCGGGCTGGGACGTGCACGGCGGCCCCACCGAAGCCGGAAGCGACCCGGTGCGATCGGTGGGCCGGCACTGGTACGACCTGGTGGGCTTCTCGCTCGCGGCCGAGGTGCACGCCGAGGCCCTGCAGCGCACCATCGCGCAGGTGCGCAGTGCCTCGCGCAACCCGCGCATCGGCGTCCTCGTGGGCGGCGCGGCCTTCCACGCCCGGCCCGCGCTGCACGGCGCGCTGGGCGCCGACCTCGCGCTCGCGGACGCCGCGCAGGCGCCAGCGCTCGCGCTGCGCTTTCTCCAGCAATTGCCACGTTAA
- the bchF gene encoding 2-vinyl bacteriochlorophyllide hydratase, protein MHPNVAFTPLPALYTPEQRARRDATRWTLVQGVLAPLQFLVFAVSLGLVLRFLATGEGLAWAHASVVLKTLVLYTIMVTGCLWEKVVFGRYLFAPAFFWEDVFSMLVLALHTLYLVLLWQGAAAPHTLMGVALAAYAAYVVNATQFLLKLRAARLQEARHAAPATANREPPWTRA, encoded by the coding sequence ATGCACCCGAACGTGGCCTTCACCCCCCTGCCGGCGCTCTACACCCCGGAGCAGCGCGCGCGGCGTGACGCCACGCGCTGGACCCTGGTGCAGGGCGTGCTCGCGCCCCTGCAGTTCCTGGTGTTCGCGGTCAGCCTCGGGCTGGTGCTGCGCTTTCTCGCCACCGGCGAGGGGCTGGCCTGGGCCCATGCCTCGGTGGTGCTCAAGACCCTGGTGCTCTACACCATCATGGTCACGGGCTGCCTCTGGGAGAAGGTGGTCTTCGGCCGCTACCTGTTCGCCCCGGCCTTCTTCTGGGAAGACGTGTTCAGCATGCTGGTGCTGGCGCTGCACACGCTCTACCTGGTGCTGCTGTGGCAGGGCGCCGCGGCGCCGCACACGCTCATGGGCGTGGCGCTGGCGGCCTACGCGGCCTACGTGGTGAACGCCACGCAGTTCCTGCTCAAGCTGCGCGCCGCGCGGCTGCAGGAGGCGCGACACGCCGCGCCCGCCACCGCGAACCGGGAGCCGCCATGGACGCGCGCGTGA